The DNA segment CTTGACGTGCACGGCGACCAGGCGCGAGCCCAGCTTCGACACCAGCGCGGGGCCGTCCTGGCCGCCGGTCAGCGCCCAGAACAGGTCGAGCTCGATCTCGACGCGCTCGTCGGTCGTCGCGACGAAGCGCTCGTAGGCGGTCCGGCCGTCGAAGGAGGCGATGAACTCCTGCGCGTGGTTGTGGTAGCCGACCTTCAGCCCGAAGGTCGCGGCGACCTCGGCGGCCTTGTTCAGGCGGTCGGCGATGTCCGCCACGCCGTCCTCGGTCAGCCAGCGCTCGGCCGAGACGAACGGGTCGATGACGGTGTGGATGCCGATCTGCGCGGCCGCCTCGAAGACGACCTCGGGGGCGGGCGTGGGGATGGAGCCGTCCGGCGTCCACAGCTCGTCGGAGAGCAGCGGAGCGTGGCCGGTCGGCGAGGCGAGGCCGCTCGCGTCGAGCGCGGCGCGGATCTCGGCGGGACGGCGGACGAAGTCGAACGCCTCGACGTTCTTCAGGCCGATCGCCGCGAGCTTCTCGAGCGAGCCGTTCGGGTCCTCGGAGAACTCCTTGGCCAGCGTGTACAGCTGGATGGAGGCCAGGGGCAGAGTCATGATCGATGTCGCTTTCACTGGTGATGGTGGTGCGGGCAGGACTGTCGTCTCCGACCAGCCTGTCCTATGGACGTCCGAGAAAGGCCTATCGGACTTTCTTGATGGGGAGGATGACGAGCGCACCGACGACGGCCGCGAGCGCGCAGACCGTGAACCACAGCCCGTAGTTGTTGCCGGTCGGGTCGCTGACGTAGACGAGGATGCCGCCGACCAGCGGCGCGAGCGTCTGCGGCAGCGCGTTGGCGATGTTGAAGACGCCGAGGTCCTTGCCCGAGTCGTCGGGGTTCGGCAGCACGTCGACGACGAGCGCCAGGTCGACGCCGACGTAGATGCCGTAGGCGAGTCCGAGGACCGCCTCGAGGACGTAGAAGGCGCCGATGTCCTGCACGAAGATCAGCGCGAAGGTGCCGACCGCGAAGAGCGCGGTCGAGCTCCAGACGAACACCTTGCGGCGCCCGATCCGGTCGGAGAGCCAGCCGGCGAAGTAGCTCGCGCCGATCAGCGCCACCGTGTAGATCAGCACGCTCGTGCTGATGACGACGGGAATGCTGCCCTCCTCGACTCCGATGTGGTTGAGGAGGTAGAAGAAGCGGAAGGTGGTGAAGCCGAAGCTCGCGAAGGTGATCAGGAAGCGCGACCACCAGGCCAGCGCGTAGTCGGGGTTCTTCACCGGGCTGACCCAGAAGGTCTCGGCCCAGTCGCGCAGAGTCGCCTTCGGCGGGGCGACGGGCAGTCGCTTGTCGGGCAGCACGACCGCGAAGACGACCATGACGATGATCGCCAGGATCGACGGCGCGACGAACATGATGAAGAGCTGGTCGACGAACGCCTGGGC comes from the Rathayibacter festucae DSM 15932 genome and includes:
- a CDS encoding MFS transporter translates to MTTSSGSAAGMPSGMTTATATVRGHHAFSEPTEPATKGYVFWLLAAQLIFFIALLGPAIVGIGLKIQSLVDAGEIAQNGATGAAAILGGFGALFATVANVVFGRLSDRTTSRLGRRRIWIVAGTVIMTVAFTIMALAPTLLIATIGWSLAQLGANMTLAPFIATLADQVPKFQRGKVTAALGIAQNVGILGGTYVAQAFVDQLFIMFVAPSILAIIVMVVFAVVLPDKRLPVAPPKATLRDWAETFWVSPVKNPDYALAWWSRFLITFASFGFTTFRFFYLLNHIGVEEGSIPVVISTSVLIYTVALIGASYFAGWLSDRIGRRKVFVWSSTALFAVGTFALIFVQDIGAFYVLEAVLGLAYGIYVGVDLALVVDVLPNPDDSGKDLGVFNIANALPQTLAPLVGGILVYVSDPTGNNYGLWFTVCALAAVVGALVILPIKKVR
- a CDS encoding sugar phosphate isomerase/epimerase family protein, with product MTLPLASIQLYTLAKEFSEDPNGSLEKLAAIGLKNVEAFDFVRRPAEIRAALDASGLASPTGHAPLLSDELWTPDGSIPTPAPEVVFEAAAQIGIHTVIDPFVSAERWLTEDGVADIADRLNKAAEVAATFGLKVGYHNHAQEFIASFDGRTAYERFVATTDERVEIELDLFWALTGGQDGPALVSKLGSRLVAVHVKDGIAPAENPFAPGAAAFGSDTLDQRRPGEGDVPLVEALKAGEGAIKYAVIEYDNAPGDVFADIQASYDFLVKGGYAA